In the Oncorhynchus keta strain PuntledgeMale-10-30-2019 chromosome 29, Oket_V2, whole genome shotgun sequence genome, one interval contains:
- the znf593 gene encoding zinc finger protein 593, whose product MGKSKQIGNHNSTRKKSIGKTWKTKNYTKHLDQIHADMKPSAAAKLLKQEVDYDVTGSAQHYCLHCARYFVDVQALKEHFKTKVHKKRIKRLKDEPYTQAEADRAAGMGSYIPHKTVEVKTQDVEEKMD is encoded by the exons ATGGGGAAATCCAAACAGATCGGAAACCACAACAGTACCAGGAAGAAGAGTATTGGCAAGACATGGAAGACAAAGAATTATACGAAGCACTTGGACCAAATCCATGCAGACATGAAGCCCTCAGCTGCAGCCAAGTTGCTCAAACAGGAGGTGGACTATGATGTCACTGGTAGTGCTCAGCACTACTGTTTACATTGCGC ACGATATTTTGTTGACGTGCAAGCCCTGAAGGAGCACTTTAAAACCAAAGTGCACAAGAAACG GATTAAGCGGTTGAAGGATGAACCCTACACTCAGGCAGAAGCAGATAGAGCTGCAGGTATGGGTTCTTATATACCTCACAAAACCGTAGAGGTGAAAACACAAGATGTGGAAGAGAAGATGGACTGA